Within Pseudomonas paeninsulae, the genomic segment TGCTCGCCCTGGGTGATGACGCTGAAACCGTGGGTGGCCATCACCGAGAGGAATAGTTGATAGATTTCGCTCAGGGTCAGCGGCGTGCTCGATACCACGCTGACCTGGCCTTTGACCCGCGGATCGACGATGAAGGTTTCCCCGGTGATCTGCGCGATCTGCTCGATGAACTCGCGGATATCGGCGCCCTTCAGGTTGATGGTCCAGCTTTCTTCCTGTTGGTTGGCGCTGGGTGTTGCCGGGCTAATGGCCGCATTCAGGGGCAAAGAGCTGAACGCCAAGCCGGCGGCAAGCAGGGCGCAGGTGAGGCGCGAGAAGATCGGAGTCATCGGTTCAGTTGCTTTCCGTAGTCTGGTCGGTGGGGGGGGCGTCCGCTGGCAAGGTACCGGCAGCTTCCATCTGCTGGCGCAGGGCGTCCATGCGTTCGCGCAGTTGCTCGAGGTTGCCGGCTTCCAGTTGGTCGAGTTGATCCTGCGCATCAGTCGCGGCTGCGTCTGGCGCGTAAACCATACCCTGATCACTGGAGCGATTGTGTGGAAACGCCAGGCTTTCGAGGCGGCCATTGCGCAGCAACTCTACGCGATCGGTGTGGACCGCATGCAGGCTTACGCCGCCAATCACTTCACTGTCTATGCCGTAGCGCTGTGCCTGGTTGCCATCCAGGCGAATGATCGCACTGGAGCGCTTGGGGTCGGCATGTACGAAGCTGCCGAGCAGTGTCAGGCGCATGGTAGTGGCGGGTGGTGGCGCCTCACTGCTCTGGCTGCTGCCGAATAACTGCTCCAGCCCTTGGCCGGAGGCAGGGGGCAGCAGGCTAGCCGTATTCGGTGTGCCGAGCACAGCCGGAGCCCTCAGCAGGCGCAGCCACTCGGCGGTTTGCCAGGCCAGGCTAATGCTCATGGCCAAGACGACCACAACGCCAACCAGAGTAGTTGCGTGCAGTTGCATCCAGCGTCGAGTAGCCATAAGAGGCAAAAGCGTTACTCCAGAAATTTATTGTTATGTGGCGCGATCCGCGCGCCGATCATAGACAGTTGACGAGCATTTGACAGCCCCCTGTCAGGGTGGTGTGTCATGTTCGGCGATGTGCTAAAGATAGCGCAGAGTTTGAGACAATATCGAATGCCGTCGGACAGCGCTCGCAGTAGGCGGGAGTTGTTTTCACCAGCGCTTAGTTTTCCCGCTCCAGTGCGGGAAGTTCATAACCACCAATCGGCGCAACCGCAGACGTACAACGGTCATAATCAGTCGTGATACGCCGGCCAGGTCACCGTTTCAAGGCTTATCCAGGATGAATACACTGCCCACCGAAGCCCCCCTGCGCCGTTTGCCGTTCAGCTTCGCCAAACGTCACGGCGTGGTCTTGCTGATCGAGGCCGATCCGCCCTGTCTGGCCCATCGCGCTGCCGTCGAACTGGTGGCGCTGGCCGAGGCCCAGCGCTTTGCCGGGCGCCGATTACCCATGCAGGCCTTGACCAGCGAAGCGTTTGAGCAGGCTCTGGCCAAGGCTTATCAGCACGAATCTGGGGCCATGCAACTGGCCGAGGGGCTGGGCGGCAGTCTGGATCTGGCGGCCCTGGCCGAGCAGGTGCCGCAAATCGAAGACCTGTTGGAGCAGGAGGATGACGCCCCGATCATCCGGCTGATCAACGCCATCCTTGGCGAAGCGATCAAGGAAGATGCTTCGGATATCCACCTGGAAACCTTCGAGAAGCGCCTAGTGGTGCGTTTTCGCGTGGATGGCATCCTCCGTGAGGTGCTCGAGCCCAAGCGCGAGCTGGCGGCGCTGCTGGTGTCGCGGATCAAGGTCATGGCGCGTCTGGACATCGCCGAGAAGCGCGTACCCCAGGACGGGCGCATCTCCCTGAAGGTCGGTGGCCGCGAGGTGGATATCCGCGTCTCCACGTTGCCCTCGGCCAATGGCGAGCGGGTGGTGCTGCGC encodes:
- a CDS encoding type II secretion system protein N; translation: MQLHATTLVGVVVVLAMSISLAWQTAEWLRLLRAPAVLGTPNTASLLPPASGQGLEQLFGSSQSSEAPPPATTMRLTLLGSFVHADPKRSSAIIRLDGNQAQRYGIDSEVIGGVSLHAVHTDRVELLRNGRLESLAFPHNRSSDQGMVYAPDAAATDAQDQLDQLEAGNLEQLRERMDALRQQMEAAGTLPADAPPTDQTTESN